The Nocardioides salarius genome includes a region encoding these proteins:
- a CDS encoding glycoside hydrolase family 3 protein has translation MPASPSPRRRGIAALLALGVLVSGCTGGPGGAPEPSGDLASTDAPDPPSASERLGLRPGWGPSRAELDLAARRTQRMSLPQLAGQVIVARWDGTGAPTALVRRLHLGGVVAFADNISSTDQLRRATRALQRDAGRDWPVMVAVDQEGGSVARVRGSATGFPAFMSAGAAARPALTRRTYAASGRELRGLGVNVDLAPDADVTTGPADPVIGSRSAGSDPAAVARHVVAAARGFRDAGVVPVVKHFPGHGSLGTDSHLALPVQRRPLAALSRTDLRPFRAAVEAGLPAVMTGHIAVADVDPGVPASLSRPVVTGLLRQRLGFDGVVMSDALDMGAVSGRRTPAVQVLRAGSDVVLMPPDPAATRTAIVRAVRDGRLGRTRLRQAAARTIALLEHHASGDPAPPGSGRAASRRLSAAAVTVAAGPCRGPLVRGSVVPLGDATAVQAFRAAARSAGLALGQVRYEKPPRPERTGRRKKDRAALRRWRRTEPVRVVDGTPVHLLGGGAAPDTGVVVATDRPYLLGGSSAPVRIATYGETPGAMSALVDVLTGRERAPGRLPVDVPGVPRRGC, from the coding sequence GTGCCCGCCTCCCCCTCCCCGCGCCGCCGCGGGATCGCCGCGCTGCTCGCGCTGGGCGTGCTCGTGTCGGGCTGCACGGGTGGGCCCGGGGGAGCACCGGAGCCCAGCGGTGACCTGGCCAGCACGGACGCGCCCGACCCGCCCAGCGCCTCGGAGCGGCTGGGCCTGCGCCCCGGGTGGGGTCCGAGCCGCGCCGAGCTCGACCTCGCGGCGCGGCGTACGCAGCGGATGAGCCTGCCGCAGCTGGCCGGGCAGGTGATCGTCGCGCGCTGGGACGGCACCGGGGCGCCGACGGCGCTGGTGCGGCGCCTGCACCTGGGCGGCGTGGTCGCCTTCGCCGACAACATCTCCTCCACCGACCAGCTGCGCCGCGCCACCCGGGCGCTGCAGCGCGACGCCGGGCGGGACTGGCCGGTCATGGTGGCCGTCGACCAGGAGGGCGGCTCCGTCGCGCGGGTGCGCGGCTCGGCCACCGGCTTCCCCGCGTTCATGTCGGCCGGCGCGGCCGCCCGGCCGGCCCTGACCCGGCGCACCTACGCCGCCAGCGGCCGCGAGCTGCGCGGCCTGGGCGTCAACGTCGACCTGGCCCCCGACGCCGACGTCACCACCGGCCCCGCCGACCCCGTCATCGGCAGCCGCTCGGCCGGCTCCGACCCCGCCGCCGTGGCCCGCCACGTGGTGGCCGCCGCCCGCGGCTTCCGCGACGCCGGCGTCGTGCCGGTCGTCAAGCACTTCCCCGGCCACGGCTCGCTTGGCACCGACAGCCACCTCGCCCTGCCGGTGCAGCGGCGCCCGCTGGCCGCCCTCTCCCGCACGGACCTGCGGCCCTTCCGGGCCGCGGTCGAGGCCGGGCTGCCGGCGGTGATGACCGGCCACATCGCCGTCGCCGACGTCGATCCCGGGGTGCCGGCCAGCCTCTCGCGGCCGGTGGTGACCGGGCTGCTGCGCCAACGGCTCGGCTTCGACGGCGTGGTGATGAGCGACGCGCTCGACATGGGCGCGGTGAGCGGGCGGCGTACGCCGGCGGTGCAGGTGCTGCGCGCCGGCTCCGACGTGGTGCTGATGCCGCCCGACCCGGCCGCGACCCGCACCGCGATCGTGCGGGCCGTGCGCGACGGCCGCCTGGGCCGCACCCGCCTGCGCCAGGCCGCCGCGCGCACCATCGCGCTCCTCGAGCACCACGCCTCGGGCGACCCGGCCCCGCCCGGCAGCGGCCGGGCGGCCTCGCGGCGGCTCTCGGCGGCCGCCGTCACCGTCGCCGCCGGTCCCTGCCGCGGGCCGCTCGTGCGGGGGTCGGTGGTGCCGCTGGGCGACGCGACGGCGGTGCAGGCGTTCCGGGCCGCGGCCCGGTCGGCGGGGCTGGCCCTGGGCCAGGTGCGCTACGAGAAGCCGCCGCGCCCCGAGCGCACGGGGCGGAGGAAGAAGGACCGCGCCGCGCTGCGCCGCTGGCGGCGCACCGAGCCGGTGCGCGTGGTCGACGGCACACCGGTGCACCTGCTGGGCGGCGGTGCCGCGCCCGACACCGGCGTCGTGGTCGCCACCGACCGGCCCTACCTGCTCGGGGGATCGAGCGCGCCCGTGCGCATCGCGACGTACGGCGAGACCCCGGGCGCCATGTCGGCGCTCGTCGACGTGCTCACCGGGCGCGAGCGCGCTCCCGGGCGGCTGCCCGTCGACGTGCCCGGAGTGCCGCGGCGCGGCTGCTGA
- a CDS encoding beta-class carbonic anhydrase yields MADSHPNPAAFEDLLEANRSFADSFEYAGFDGIAKAGVAIVTCMDSRIDPLGMLGLSAGDAKIFRNPGGRVTEAALEALVLGAHLLNVQRVLVIPHTRCAMASATEAELHERVTASAGTDSTWQPFHVVADQLAALADDVAKVRTHPLVPDSVSVGGFVYDVDTGLLTQHA; encoded by the coding sequence ATGGCCGACTCGCACCCCAACCCAGCCGCCTTCGAGGACCTCCTCGAGGCCAACCGCAGCTTCGCCGACTCCTTCGAGTACGCCGGCTTCGACGGCATCGCCAAGGCCGGCGTGGCGATCGTGACCTGCATGGACTCGCGCATCGACCCGCTGGGCATGCTCGGGCTCTCCGCCGGTGACGCCAAGATCTTCCGCAACCCCGGCGGCCGGGTCACCGAGGCGGCGCTCGAGGCGCTCGTCCTCGGCGCCCACCTGCTCAACGTGCAGCGGGTCCTCGTGATCCCGCACACCCGCTGCGCCATGGCCAGCGCCACCGAGGCCGAGCTGCACGAGCGGGTCACGGCCTCCGCCGGCACCGACTCCACCTGGCAGCCCTTCCACGTGGTCGCCGACCAGCTCGCCGCGCTGGCCGACGACGTGGCCAAGGTGCGCACGCACCCGCTGGTGCCCGACAGCGTCTCCGTGGGCGGGTTCGTCTACGACGTCGACACCGGTCTGCTGACCCAGCACGCCTGA
- a CDS encoding MFS transporter: MSTSSAAGGTAGTDRGARLLLGLAALAVAFAAADTYVVVLALVDMMAGVGLSPDQLQRAAPIISGFLLGYVAMLPLIGRIADLRGRVPVLTASLVVFAIGSIVTAAAYDMPSMVAGRFLQGVGGGGLVPATLALVADLYPRERRGVPLGLVSAVQEIGSVVGPLYGAAVLAFADWRAIFLINLAVGLVLAAAIAALAARSGTTTGPRDRRIDPRRGRPDLVGLGLLLLLLLAGALVFQPPGSLRADIDYGRLFIPFVDGGGRWLTPVGAVTVVLALLVVARTLTARRPLVDLRAWGRSLREADVTGATYLAVALGGVILAFATADPKVQVFSDQGRWYLLGAAVASVAFVVHLRRASDPLLPRGALRDRPAWGSVVVSFLIGAALIAALIDVPLFARTTTYQDSQLLAALVLVRFLVALPVGAVVGGYLTRVLPAGVITAAGMVMAATGFVMMSRWGVDALESWTATVPLVVGGLGFGLALAPVNAAVLAHTADAVHGLASAMVVVARTVGMLVGISALTTIGLRRYYAEQADIPPIQDVCPAGTTRCAEYSDLLRAAGIAQEQTVFLGAAGCALLAAVLALVLLRGADTRAAGHGRDAATGVPAVG; this comes from the coding sequence GTGAGCACGAGCAGCGCCGCGGGCGGCACCGCGGGCACCGACCGGGGTGCCCGGCTGCTGCTGGGGCTGGCCGCGCTCGCGGTGGCCTTCGCGGCCGCCGACACCTACGTGGTGGTGCTGGCGCTGGTCGACATGATGGCCGGGGTCGGGCTCTCCCCCGACCAGCTGCAGCGCGCGGCGCCGATCATCTCGGGCTTCCTGCTCGGCTACGTCGCGATGCTGCCGCTGATCGGTCGGATCGCCGACCTGCGCGGCCGGGTGCCGGTGCTGACCGCCTCGCTGGTCGTCTTCGCGATCGGCTCGATCGTCACCGCCGCCGCCTACGACATGCCCTCGATGGTGGCCGGACGCTTCCTGCAGGGCGTCGGCGGTGGCGGCCTGGTGCCGGCCACCCTGGCGCTGGTCGCCGACCTCTACCCGCGGGAGCGGCGCGGGGTGCCGCTCGGGCTGGTCTCGGCGGTGCAGGAGATCGGCAGCGTCGTCGGGCCGTTGTACGGCGCCGCGGTGCTGGCCTTCGCCGACTGGCGCGCCATCTTCCTGATCAACCTGGCCGTGGGCCTGGTGCTGGCCGCGGCGATCGCCGCCCTGGCCGCGCGCAGCGGCACCACGACCGGCCCCCGTGACCGGCGCATCGACCCGCGCCGGGGGCGGCCCGACCTGGTGGGGCTGGGCCTGCTCCTGCTGCTGCTCCTCGCGGGTGCCCTGGTCTTCCAACCGCCCGGTTCCCTGCGCGCCGACATCGACTACGGCCGGCTGTTCATCCCGTTCGTCGACGGCGGCGGCCGGTGGCTGACCCCCGTCGGCGCCGTCACCGTCGTGCTGGCGCTGCTGGTGGTGGCCCGCACCCTGACCGCCCGGCGGCCGCTGGTCGACCTGCGTGCCTGGGGCCGCTCGCTGCGCGAGGCCGACGTCACGGGGGCGACCTACCTCGCGGTCGCGCTGGGCGGGGTGATCCTGGCCTTCGCCACCGCCGACCCCAAGGTGCAGGTCTTCTCCGACCAGGGCCGGTGGTACCTGCTGGGGGCCGCCGTCGCCTCGGTCGCGTTCGTGGTGCACCTGCGCCGCGCCAGCGACCCGCTGCTGCCGCGCGGGGCGCTGCGAGACCGGCCCGCGTGGGGCTCGGTGGTGGTCAGCTTCCTGATCGGGGCCGCCCTGATCGCGGCCCTGATCGACGTGCCGCTCTTCGCCCGCACCACGACGTACCAGGACTCCCAGCTGCTCGCGGCGCTCGTGCTGGTGCGCTTCCTGGTCGCGCTGCCCGTCGGTGCGGTCGTCGGCGGCTACCTGACCCGGGTGCTGCCCGCCGGGGTGATCACCGCCGCCGGGATGGTGATGGCCGCGACCGGCTTCGTGATGATGTCGCGCTGGGGCGTCGACGCCCTGGAGAGCTGGACGGCGACCGTGCCGCTGGTGGTGGGCGGGCTGGGCTTCGGCCTCGCGCTGGCGCCGGTCAACGCGGCCGTGCTGGCCCACACCGCCGACGCCGTGCACGGCCTGGCCTCGGCGATGGTCGTGGTCGCCCGCACGGTCGGGATGCTGGTCGGCATCTCGGCGCTCACCACGATCGGGCTGCGCCGCTACTACGCCGAGCAGGCCGACATCCCGCCCATCCAGGACGTCTGCCCCGCGGGCACCACCCGCTGCGCGGAGTACTCCGACCTGCTGCGCGCCGCCGGCATCGCCCAGGAGCAGACCGTCTTCCTCGGCGCCGCCGGGTGCGCGCTGCTGGCCGCGGTGCTGGCGCTGGTGCTGCTGCGCGGCGCCGACACACGTGCCGCAGGTCACGGCCGAGACGCCGCGACCGGGGTGCCCGCCGTCGGCTAG
- a CDS encoding LppX_LprAFG lipoprotein: MRAPTLAALTAAGLLGLGGLSACSSGDDSAAEEAPSAQEVLAEAKATLDETSGVQVSLVTDDLPEGVEGLLRAEGVGTPSPAAFDGVITVRFAGFEPEVPVVAVDDVVHAQVPLTTGWSQIDPAEYGAPDPAALLGADGGFSSLLTSTDDVEAGEQVRGGTDNRDVLTTYTGTISQEVAATIIPSAEGDFDASYAVSDGGELRSMELTGAFYGDGESMTYTVDFDDYGSSPEITAPE; encoded by the coding sequence ATGCGTGCTCCCACCCTCGCGGCCCTGACCGCGGCCGGCCTCCTGGGCCTCGGCGGCCTCTCCGCCTGCAGCAGCGGCGACGACAGCGCGGCCGAGGAGGCCCCGAGCGCGCAGGAGGTGCTCGCCGAGGCCAAGGCGACCCTCGACGAGACCAGCGGCGTGCAGGTCAGCCTCGTCACCGACGACCTCCCCGAGGGCGTCGAGGGGCTGCTGCGCGCCGAGGGCGTCGGCACCCCCAGCCCCGCGGCCTTCGACGGCGTGATCACCGTGCGCTTCGCCGGCTTCGAGCCCGAGGTTCCCGTGGTCGCGGTCGACGACGTCGTCCACGCCCAGGTGCCGCTGACGACCGGCTGGTCGCAGATCGACCCGGCCGAGTACGGCGCGCCCGACCCGGCCGCCCTGCTGGGCGCCGACGGCGGCTTCTCGTCGCTGCTGACCAGCACCGACGACGTCGAGGCGGGCGAGCAGGTGCGCGGCGGCACCGACAACCGCGACGTGCTGACCACCTACACCGGCACGATCTCCCAGGAGGTCGCGGCCACCATCATCCCCAGCGCCGAGGGCGACTTCGACGCCTCGTACGCCGTCTCCGACGGGGGCGAGCTGCGCTCGATGGAGCTGACCGGCGCCTTCTACGGCGACGGCGAGTCGATGACCTACACCGTCGACTTCGACGACTACGGCTCCTCGCCCGAGATCACCGCGCCCGAGTGA
- a CDS encoding DNA gyrase/topoisomerase IV subunit A, producing MAKGSTKQPLPDDFEEHILDIDVGDEMRSSFLEYAYSVIYSRALPDARDGLKPVQRRILYTMNEMRLFPDRGHVKSARVVGEVMGRLHPHGDSAIYDALVRTAQPWSMRLPFIDGHGNFGSPDDSPAAMRYTECRMAPPAVAMTASIDEDTVDFRPNYDSREMEPSVLPSAIPNLVVNGTTGIAVGMATNCAPHNLVEVVQALRHLIIHPGAGIDDLMRFIPGPDLPTGGKIVGLDGIRDAYETGRGTFKMRATARIETIGRRKAIVVTEMPYGVGTEKIVERIKTLVQAKKVQGISDIKDLTDRDHGLRLVIEVKNGFVPEALLEQLYRQTPLEDSFGINNVALVDGQPRTLGLKEMLEVFLGHRYDVVRRRTQFRRTKKAERLHLVDGLLVALLDIDEVIQVIRTSDDAGAARERLTTVFELSVLQADYILEMQLRRLTRFSRIELEKEQEQLRGEIEALDAILADDQLLREVVSDELAEVAKTYGTPRRTVLLESAGTPAAAAATPLEVADDPCFAYLSSTGLLARSSSAEAPGVGGDRTNHDVVVSAVATTARAEVGVLTSRGRLLRLTVLDLPTIPASANDPNLQGGVPLSELLSLETGERALSLCTLATDGPGLALGTRQGVVKRVNPEVLNRDDWEVIGLKDDDEVVGAVELVTGQESLCFVSTDAQLLHFSADAVRPQGRSGGGIAGIRLTDGQAVLWFGVVDPSAPEGAVLVTASGSATALPGTEVGAIKVTPFSEYPAKGRATGGVRCHRFLKGEDALVLAWAGTAPARAAAASGAPVELPAATGRRDGSGVPGSQAVAACSGPVALRVPASAADVPAVDPGVADDVQG from the coding sequence ATGGCCAAGGGTTCCACCAAGCAGCCGCTGCCCGACGACTTCGAGGAGCACATCCTCGACATCGACGTCGGCGACGAGATGCGCAGCTCGTTCCTGGAGTACGCCTACTCCGTCATCTACTCCCGGGCGCTGCCCGACGCGCGCGACGGTCTCAAGCCGGTGCAGCGGCGGATCCTCTACACGATGAACGAGATGCGGCTCTTCCCCGACCGCGGGCACGTGAAGAGCGCCCGCGTCGTCGGCGAGGTGATGGGTCGCCTGCACCCCCACGGCGACTCCGCGATCTACGACGCCCTGGTCCGCACCGCCCAGCCGTGGTCGATGCGGCTGCCCTTCATCGACGGGCACGGCAACTTCGGCTCGCCCGACGACTCCCCCGCCGCCATGCGCTACACCGAGTGCCGGATGGCCCCGCCGGCCGTGGCGATGACCGCCTCCATCGACGAGGACACCGTCGACTTCAGGCCCAACTACGACTCCCGCGAGATGGAGCCGTCGGTGCTGCCGTCGGCGATCCCCAACCTGGTGGTCAACGGCACCACCGGCATCGCGGTCGGCATGGCCACCAACTGCGCCCCCCACAACCTCGTCGAGGTGGTCCAGGCGCTGCGGCACCTGATCATCCACCCGGGCGCCGGCATCGACGACCTGATGCGCTTCATCCCCGGCCCCGACCTGCCCACCGGCGGCAAGATCGTGGGCCTCGACGGCATCCGCGACGCCTACGAGACCGGCCGCGGCACCTTCAAGATGCGCGCCACGGCCCGCATCGAGACGATCGGTCGGCGCAAGGCGATCGTGGTGACCGAGATGCCCTACGGCGTGGGCACCGAGAAGATCGTCGAGCGCATCAAGACCCTCGTGCAGGCCAAGAAGGTCCAGGGCATCTCCGACATCAAGGACCTCACCGACCGCGACCACGGCCTGCGCCTGGTCATCGAGGTCAAGAACGGGTTCGTGCCCGAGGCGCTGCTCGAGCAGCTCTACCGCCAGACCCCGCTCGAGGACTCCTTCGGCATCAACAACGTCGCCCTCGTCGACGGCCAGCCCCGCACCCTGGGGCTCAAGGAGATGCTCGAGGTCTTCCTGGGCCACCGCTACGACGTCGTACGCCGGCGCACGCAGTTCCGCCGCACCAAGAAGGCCGAGCGCCTGCACCTGGTCGACGGCCTGCTGGTCGCGCTGCTCGACATCGACGAGGTCATCCAGGTGATCCGCACCAGCGACGACGCCGGCGCCGCACGCGAGCGGCTGACCACGGTCTTCGAGCTCTCGGTGCTGCAGGCCGACTACATCCTCGAGATGCAGCTGCGTCGCCTGACCCGCTTCAGCCGCATCGAGCTGGAGAAGGAGCAGGAGCAGCTGCGCGGCGAGATCGAGGCGCTCGACGCGATCCTGGCCGACGACCAGCTGCTGCGCGAGGTCGTCTCCGACGAGCTGGCCGAGGTCGCCAAGACCTACGGCACCCCGCGCCGCACGGTGCTGCTGGAGTCGGCCGGGACCCCGGCGGCCGCGGCGGCTACGCCGCTCGAGGTCGCCGACGACCCGTGCTTCGCCTACCTGTCCTCCACGGGCCTGCTGGCGCGCTCCTCGAGCGCCGAGGCGCCGGGCGTGGGTGGCGACCGCACCAACCACGACGTCGTGGTCTCCGCGGTGGCCACGACCGCGCGCGCCGAGGTCGGGGTGCTGACCAGCCGCGGGCGGCTGCTGCGCCTGACGGTGCTCGACCTGCCGACCATCCCCGCCTCGGCCAACGACCCCAACCTGCAGGGCGGGGTGCCGCTCAGCGAGTTGCTCTCCCTCGAGACCGGCGAGCGGGCGCTGTCGCTGTGCACGCTGGCCACCGACGGGCCCGGCCTGGCGCTGGGCACCCGGCAGGGCGTCGTCAAGCGCGTCAACCCCGAGGTGCTCAACCGCGACGACTGGGAGGTGATCGGGCTCAAGGACGACGACGAGGTCGTCGGCGCCGTCGAGCTCGTGACCGGCCAGGAGTCGCTGTGCTTCGTCAGCACCGACGCCCAGCTGCTGCACTTCTCCGCCGACGCGGTGCGTCCCCAGGGCCGGTCCGGCGGCGGCATCGCCGGCATCCGGCTCACCGACGGCCAGGCGGTGCTGTGGTTCGGGGTCGTCGACCCGTCGGCGCCGGAGGGCGCGGTGCTGGTCACCGCCTCCGGCTCCGCCACCGCCCTGCCCGGCACCGAGGTGGGCGCGATCAAGGTGACGCCGTTCAGCGAGTACCCCGCCAAGGGTCGCGCCACCGGCGGCGTGCGCTGCCACCGCTTCCTCAAGGGCGAGGACGCGCTGGTCCTGGCCTGGGCGGGCACCGCCCCCGCCCGCGCCGCCGCGGCCAGCGGTGCGCCGGTCGAGCTGCCCGCCGCGACCGGGCGCCGCGACGGCTCCGGCGTGCCCGGGTCGCAGGCGGTCGCGGCGTGCTCCGGCCCGGTCGCCCTGCGCGTGCCGGCGAGCGCCGCCGACGTGCCCGCGGTCGACCCGGGCGTTGCCGACGATGTGCAAGGCTGA
- a CDS encoding GNAT family N-acetyltransferase, with protein sequence MSGGPQQDDIETSTEPAAPGAPRHWEADVLLRDGRTAHIRPIRPDDAELLVDFYSRVSDRSKYYRFFSPMPRLSDRDVQRFTRVDHHDRVALVLVLADRMIAVGRYDRVRTGEAEVAFLVEDQHQGRGIAQLLLEHLAQAGRERGLEKFTAEVLPDNSRMIQTFRDAGYRVASEFEDGVIQLEFPIDATDTAIGVMQDREHRAESASIEKFFNPRSVAIIGASRRQDTIGQTLVRNLVMGDFTGRVYAVNPSAGAVSGLPAYKSVGEIPDHVDVAIVAVPADAVQDVVLDCAAKGVHGLVVISSGFAETGEEGRQRQRRLVGLSRSYGLRLIGPNCLGVINTDPGVSINASLSSVMPPRGRAGFFCQSGALGSAILEKVQNRGLGLSTFVSAGNRADVSGNDLLQYWEEDDSTEVVLLYLESIGNPRKFSRIARRVSLRKPIIAVRSGRTTQGVPMGHAVRKIAAPPAAVDAMFRQAGIIQVDTLDEMFDVAQLVAHQPLPRGRRVAIVGNSDALGLLAADAAAAVGLVVNKAVPLGAEATAEDFEDALDAAIDDPDVDSVVAVYTPPLNVSGEEVANVLAAIGEQSDKPLVSTFLGVEGVPELLRVPDVAGSTAGRGSVPSYPAVEAAVRALARVVDYAVWLRTPDGTPLDPEGADDDTARGIVNRVLAEHPQGAELGRDDLRALLAAYDIDLWPSRVVSSLGEANAAGAELGWDVVLKATADHLRERPDLAHVWRNIDGVNQMRDAWASLSALVGEEDLTDAFLVQGTAPPGVPVSISSIEDPLFGPVVSFGISGPLTELLGDRAYRIPPLGTRDAAAMVREVKASPMLFGYRGSEVVDVGEVERLISRVSQLQNDMPQLSALELGLVLAGPSGSTVLDASARVEPAADSRSDWFVRRMPSQPGDTIPS encoded by the coding sequence GTGAGCGGCGGCCCCCAGCAGGACGACATCGAGACCTCCACCGAGCCCGCGGCACCCGGTGCCCCACGGCACTGGGAGGCCGACGTCCTGCTGCGCGACGGACGCACCGCCCACATCCGCCCGATCCGCCCCGACGACGCCGAGCTGCTCGTCGACTTCTACAGCCGCGTCTCGGACCGCTCGAAGTACTACCGGTTCTTCTCGCCCATGCCGCGCCTCTCCGACCGCGACGTGCAGCGCTTCACCCGCGTCGACCACCACGACCGGGTGGCGCTGGTGCTGGTGCTGGCCGACCGGATGATCGCGGTCGGCCGCTACGACCGGGTCCGCACCGGCGAGGCCGAGGTCGCGTTCCTGGTCGAGGACCAGCACCAGGGCCGCGGCATCGCCCAGCTGCTGCTCGAGCACCTGGCGCAGGCCGGTCGCGAGCGCGGGCTCGAGAAGTTCACCGCCGAGGTGCTGCCCGACAACTCCCGGATGATCCAGACCTTCCGCGACGCCGGCTACCGCGTGGCCAGCGAGTTCGAGGACGGCGTCATCCAGCTGGAGTTCCCGATCGACGCCACCGACACCGCGATCGGGGTGATGCAGGACCGGGAGCACCGCGCCGAGTCCGCCTCGATCGAGAAGTTCTTCAACCCCCGCTCGGTGGCCATCATCGGCGCCTCGCGCCGCCAGGACACGATCGGCCAGACGCTGGTGCGCAACCTGGTGATGGGCGACTTCACCGGTCGCGTGTACGCCGTGAACCCGTCGGCGGGCGCGGTGTCGGGGCTGCCGGCGTACAAGAGCGTGGGGGAGATCCCCGACCACGTCGACGTGGCCATCGTCGCGGTGCCCGCCGACGCGGTGCAGGACGTCGTGCTCGACTGCGCGGCCAAGGGCGTGCACGGGCTGGTGGTGATCTCCAGCGGCTTCGCCGAGACCGGCGAGGAGGGCCGCCAGCGCCAGCGTCGCCTCGTGGGGCTCTCGCGCTCCTACGGGCTGCGCCTGATCGGGCCCAACTGCCTGGGCGTCATCAACACCGACCCCGGTGTCTCCATCAACGCCTCGCTGTCGTCGGTGATGCCGCCGCGCGGGCGGGCCGGCTTCTTCTGCCAGTCCGGTGCGCTGGGCTCGGCGATCCTCGAGAAGGTCCAGAACCGCGGGCTGGGCCTGTCGACCTTCGTCAGCGCCGGCAACCGCGCCGACGTGTCGGGCAACGACCTGCTGCAGTACTGGGAGGAGGACGACTCCACCGAGGTCGTGCTGCTCTACCTGGAGTCGATCGGCAACCCGCGCAAGTTCTCCCGGATCGCGCGACGGGTCTCGCTGCGCAAGCCGATCATCGCGGTGCGCTCGGGGCGCACCACGCAGGGCGTGCCGATGGGGCACGCGGTGCGCAAGATCGCCGCCCCGCCGGCGGCCGTCGACGCGATGTTCCGCCAGGCCGGGATCATCCAGGTCGACACCCTCGACGAGATGTTCGACGTCGCCCAGCTGGTGGCCCACCAGCCGCTGCCGCGTGGGCGCCGGGTCGCGATCGTGGGCAACTCCGACGCGCTGGGCCTGCTGGCCGCCGACGCCGCGGCCGCGGTCGGCCTGGTGGTCAACAAGGCGGTGCCGCTGGGCGCCGAGGCGACCGCCGAGGACTTCGAGGACGCGCTCGACGCGGCCATCGACGACCCCGACGTCGACTCCGTGGTCGCGGTCTACACCCCGCCGCTCAACGTCAGCGGCGAGGAGGTCGCCAACGTGCTGGCCGCGATCGGGGAGCAGTCCGACAAGCCCCTGGTCTCGACCTTCCTGGGCGTCGAGGGCGTGCCCGAGCTGCTGCGCGTGCCCGACGTGGCCGGCTCCACGGCCGGGCGCGGCTCGGTGCCGTCGTACCCCGCCGTCGAGGCGGCGGTGCGGGCCCTGGCCCGTGTCGTCGACTACGCCGTGTGGCTGCGCACCCCCGACGGCACACCCCTGGACCCCGAGGGCGCCGACGACGACACCGCACGCGGCATCGTCAACCGGGTGCTGGCCGAGCACCCCCAGGGCGCCGAGCTGGGCCGCGACGACCTGCGGGCCCTGCTGGCCGCCTACGACATCGACCTGTGGCCCTCGCGGGTCGTGAGCAGCCTCGGCGAGGCCAACGCCGCCGGCGCCGAGCTCGGGTGGGACGTGGTGCTCAAGGCGACCGCCGACCACCTGCGCGAGCGCCCCGACCTGGCCCACGTGTGGCGCAACATCGACGGCGTCAACCAGATGCGCGACGCCTGGGCCTCGCTGTCGGCCCTGGTGGGCGAGGAGGACCTGACCGACGCGTTCCTGGTGCAGGGCACCGCCCCGCCCGGGGTGCCGGTGTCGATCTCGAGCATCGAGGACCCGCTCTTCGGGCCGGTGGTCTCCTTCGGCATCTCCGGACCGCTCACCGAGCTGCTCGGCGACCGGGCCTACCGCATCCCGCCGCTGGGCACCCGCGACGCCGCCGCGATGGTGCGCGAGGTCAAGGCCAGCCCGATGCTCTTCGGCTACCGGGGCAGCGAGGTCGTCGACGTCGGGGAGGTCGAGCGGCTCATCAGCCGCGTCTCGCAGCTGCAGAACGACATGCCCCAGCTCTCCGCCCTCGAGCTCGGGCTGGTGCTCGCCGGGCCCTCGGGATCGACCGTGCTCGACGCCTCGGCGCGGGTCGAGCCGGCCGCCGACTCGCGCTCCGACTGGTTCGTGCGCCGGATGCCCTCACAGCCGGGCGACACCATTCCGAGCTGA
- a CDS encoding sulfotransferase family 2 domain-containing protein produces the protein MVISDSARLLFVHVQKTGGSTIHNRLTEVLPDARQVKGVDRHATLGQILRAEPELSTYWTFGIVRNPWARMLSWFRMVERFRDSEQDGERRLDRKNQFIRSVAETCPDFESFIMKGLDEFSRLQTPQWRYLATKTRRADMIGRQESLEADLRAVQARFDIAWEPLKSVNIDRTRPDYKAGPELGGRDTRYRSEYTDEMARRVEAAFARDVTAFGYEF, from the coding sequence ATGGTGATCTCTGACAGCGCGCGCCTGCTCTTCGTGCACGTGCAGAAGACGGGTGGGTCGACCATCCACAACCGGCTCACGGAGGTCCTGCCCGACGCACGCCAGGTCAAGGGCGTCGACCGGCACGCCACGCTGGGCCAGATCCTGCGCGCCGAGCCCGAGCTGTCGACGTACTGGACCTTCGGGATCGTGCGCAACCCGTGGGCGCGGATGCTGTCGTGGTTCCGCATGGTCGAGCGCTTCCGCGACTCCGAGCAGGACGGCGAGCGCCGCCTGGACCGCAAGAACCAGTTCATCCGCTCGGTCGCCGAGACCTGCCCGGACTTCGAGTCCTTCATCATGAAGGGCCTCGACGAGTTCTCCCGGCTGCAGACGCCGCAGTGGCGCTACCTGGCCACCAAGACGCGCCGCGCCGACATGATCGGGCGCCAGGAGAGCCTCGAGGCCGACCTGCGCGCCGTGCAGGCCCGCTTCGACATCGCCTGGGAGCCGCTGAAGAGCGTCAACATCGACCGCACCCGCCCCGACTACAAGGCGGGCCCCGAGCTCGGTGGGCGCGACACCCGCTACCGCAGCGAGTACACCGACGAGATGGCCCGACGCGTCGAGGCGGCCTTCGCCCGCGACGTCACCGCCTTCGGATACGAGTTCTGA